In the genome of Cyanobacteriota bacterium, the window AGCTACTTGATTTTCTTTCTAGTACTGCAAGTTTGCCTTTCTCGCGAAGAGTGCCCGCTTGAGTAAACACCGTCAAGAAAACCAGAATTACAACTGCAAGAGCAGAACCAAGATAAGTTAAATTACGCGGAGTCAATGCCAGTGATGGTTTCGGCAACTTTGTAATATTGGCAATATTGAGTTGCTCGGGAGCTTTATGCAAATTACGTGATAAATATTTAACTGGATCGGCAAAAATTGCATGAGGGTAACTCAAAGCAAAGCCAAGAGATTCATCTCTCATCTTCGGTCCAAAGAGATAAACCATAGAAAGACTTAAATCATCAACGTGATCAAAATATTCAACAATAAATCTATTGACGTCACCGATTTGATTTCCAGTATTAGGAATATAAGCAAGAGCTAATGGGTTGTCTTTACCCCAAATAACTATCTCAGTTCGATCATCACCAAGCCAAGCTGTAGCACGAAGTTCATTGTGGCGCTCAGCACCAAGTAAAGTGAAACTCGGTACTATCATTGCAATATTGCGCTCAAGTGCTTTTGCAAGTTGTGCAACTTTGGCATATGCTTCTGCCTTTGGAGCAAGTACAATATAATCGCAAAGCTCTTGATCAGCTTCTACTCTTCCAGTAACATCTAGCCTACGAATACCAAATCTCTTACCAATGAGTTTATGATTCAACTCAAGACCAAGAAAAACCAACTTCTCTTTGTCAGAAACATTGTCAGGCAAAGTAACTATTTGATAATTAATACAAGTAATAGGCAAACTGATAATCAAGTCAGAACTAATAAATCCCTTAGAACTTATTTCTGATTTAAGGTGCTCAACTGCATCGTCTGTATTATTCCAAAAATATTCGCAACTGATATCAGAACTAAACTCAATGCCGCGACATTGCATAGTTATATATTCTTCACTGAAGTCTAGTATTAGGTTATCTTTGCTCATATCAGAAACGAGTTTCCAAAATCATCATAGCAGCAATAAATGCAAAAGCCAATGCACCTCCTAATGGGGTGTATTTCGATGTGAGCTTAACTGAATCCTTGGAGAAAAACGATTTTATCTTACCGAGGATCACTTGAAACAAAGCAATATAGCAAGCCA includes:
- a CDS encoding PilN domain-containing protein, which gives rise to MSKDNLILDFSEEYITMQCRGIEFSSDISCEYFWNNTDDAVEHLKSEISSKGFISSDLIISLPITCINYQIVTLPDNVSDKEKLVFLGLELNHKLIGKRFGIRRLDVTGRVEADQELCDYIVLAPKAEAYAKVAQLAKALERNIAMIVPSFTLLGAERHNELRATAWLGDDRTEIVIWGKDNPLALAYIPNTGNQIGDVNRFIVEYFDHVDDLSLSMVYLFGPKMRDESLGFALSYPHAIFADPVKYLSRNLHKAPEQLNIANITKLPKPSLALTPRNLTYLGSALAVVILVFLTVFTQAGTLREKGKLAVLERKSSSYRKQITTYKRLEQEQAELNAEQDFYMGITKRRTPWATILEDLSDLTPAEMWYERVNASKSKILLLGKARSTEDVSDLSINLNNNSHYFHDALIIGTRDYEDESNAKYSEFQLQAKLKSPTGMFTEENN